A stretch of the Neodiprion lecontei isolate iyNeoLeco1 chromosome 4, iyNeoLeco1.1, whole genome shotgun sequence genome encodes the following:
- the LOC107222675 gene encoding RNA polymerase II-associated factor 1 homolog, producing MAPTIQTNSSNDRDKRTARPIEKSGNQMTSGIQSNNNKDAIDKRPRPAENRSELLCRVKYCNTLPDIPFDPKFITYPFESTRFIQYNPTSLERNYKYEVLTEHDLGVEIDLINRDTYAGDINAQLDPADEKLLEEDILTPQDSKRSRHHARSVSWLRRTEYISTEQTRFQPQTMDKVEAKVGYSIKKNFKEETLYMDRESQIKAIEKTFEDNKKLIEKHYSKPNVVPVEILPIYPDFKVWKYPCAQVIFDSDPAPTGRSVPAQIEEMSQAMIRGVMDESGEQFVAYFLPLEETLEKRRRDFTAEIDYADDEEYEYKMAREYNWNVKSKASKGYEENYFLVMRQDGVYYNELETRVRLSKRRQKAGQAPNNTRLVVRHRPLNANEFRMQRYREKQLEPPCEDDEEEEEEEEEEEEGQPQETEKAEDKAGSDNEGGSRASSRASSRASSKKSRSRSKSRSRSKSRSRSKSGSRSKSRSRSKSRSRSKSHSKSRSRSGSAQSRSTSKSRSQSRSRSRSKSRSRSRSGSGSPIKSPSQSPSRSKSRSRSRSGSGSGSGSGSGSSDSGSDSE from the exons ATGGCGCCAACCATTCAGACAAATAGCAGTAACGACAGGGACAAGCGAACTGCTAGGCCGATTGAGAAGAG TGGGAATCAGATGACCTCTGGCATTCAGTCCAACAATAATAAAGATGCCATTGATAAACGTCCTAGACCAGCTGAAAACAG GTCTGAATTATTATGCCGTGTAAAGTACTGTAACACCCTACCAGATATTCCATTCGACCCAAAGTTCATCACATATCCATTTGAATCAACAAG ATTCATACAGTACAATCCGACATCTCTGGAACgtaattataaatatgaaGTATTGACGGAGCATGATTTGGGTGTTGAGATTGACTTAATAAACCGGGACACCTATGCTGGAGATATTAACGCCCAACTTGATCCTGCGGACGAGAAACTTCTGGAAGAAGACATCCTCACTCCTCAAGATTCAAAACGTTCTAGGCATCATGCGCGGAGTGTATCATGGCTCAGACGTACGGAGTACATCTCCACTGAACAGACACGGTTTCAACCCCAAACTATGGACAAGGTTGAGGCTAAAGTTGGTTACAGtattaaaaagaatttcaag GAGGAAACATTATACATGGATCGAGAAAGTCAGATAAAAGCTATAGAGAAAACATTTGAAGACAATAAAAAGctaattgaaaaacattacAGCAAACCAAACGTTGTGCCTGTTGAAATATTACCTATCTATCCTGATTTCAAG GTATGGAAGTACCCATGTGCTCAGGTAATATTTGATTCCGATCCAGCTCCGACTGGTCGATCAGTACCTGCGCAAATTGAGGAAATGTCGCAGGCGATGATCAG AGGTGTGATGGACGAAAGTGGTGAACAATTCGTTGCGTACTTCTTACCACTAGAGGAGACATTAGAAAAACGTCGCAGAGATTTCACTGCAGAAATTGACTATGCCGATGATGAGGAGTACGAGTACAAAATGGCAAGAGAGTATAACTGGAACGTTAAAAGCAAAGCTTCAAAGGGATACGAAGAGAATTACTTCCTTGTCATGCGTCAGGACGGg GTTTACTACAATGAGCTGGAAACTCGAGTACGTCTTAGCAAGCGTAGACAGAAGGCTGGTCAGGCACCTAATAACACAAGATTAGTTGTGCGCCACCGACCATTGAATGCCAATGAATTCAGGATGCAACGTTATCGTGAGAAGCAGCTTGAACCACCCTGTGAAGATgacgaggaagaggaagaggaagaagaggaagaggaagagggacAACCACAAGAAACTGAAAAGGCTGAAGACAAAG CTGGCTCTGATAATGAAGGCGGTTCCCGTGCATCGTCGCGTGCATCTTCGCGAGCATCCAGTAAGAAGTCACGATCTCGTTCAAAGTCAAGATCACGTTCAAAATCAAGATCTCGATCAAAATCTGGATCGCGTTCAAAATCTAGGTCTCGTTCAAAGTCACGCTCCCGTTCAAAATCTCACAGCAAGTCTAGGTCTCGTTCGGGATCTGCTCAATCTAGAAGTacttcaaaatcacgatctCAGTCCAGATCTCGATCACGGTCCAAGTCCAGATCCCGATCACGGTCTGGTTCTGGTTCGCCCATTAAGTCTCCATCGCAGTCACCGTCAAGATCTAAATCGCGATCAAGATCAAGGTCTGGTTCAGGAAGTGGCAGCGGGAGTGGCTCGGGTAGCAGTGACAGTGGTTCCGATAGTGAGTGA
- the LOC107222669 gene encoding venom protease isoform X1 — protein sequence MQRTCCVGVFTVLLLLLQSTSSQVFDVEQNTRQTGDAVQVHKRKLNHRPDRKEDRSGHRKVLFYEWSAGGDKPTKRIRHAYFDNIDCTTPSGEGGTCINIRRCQSLLDILLTQGNAAGNYLRSSVCGFEGLDPRVCCPSGSQSMTSAPLTTPMAGRQVASYGPLYPNECGLSNATYTRVVGGIPAKLGAWPWIVALGYKATRAGNPPKWLCGGTLVSSRHIITAGHCVFNRKDLYLVRLGDLDLVSDNDGANPIDIPIEKITIHPDYDPSHYTNDIAVIRMERNVPFSQNIHPICLPLEDNIRQRNFTRMFPFVAGWGAVYFNGPSSTRLLQLQIPVVSPEACAKAFEPFKSTVIDDRVLCAGFARGGKDACQGDSGGPLMFPLGRISYLIGVVSYGHKCAEPGFPGVYTRVTSFLDFIQANLV from the exons ATGCAGCGGACTTGTTGTGTTGGCGTATTCAccgtgctgctgctgctgctgcaatCAACTTCCTCGCAAG TTTTTGATGTAGAACAAAACACGCGGCAAACAGGTGACGCGGTCCAAGTTCACAAGAGGAAGCTTAACCACCGTCCAGACCGGAAGGAAGATAGATCGGGACACCGCAAAGTACTTTTCTATGAATGGTCTGCAGGCGGAGATAAACCGACAAAGCGTATACGTCATGCCT ATTTTGACAATATCGATTGTACAACACCGTCAGGAGAGGGTGGAACGTGCATCAACATAAGGAGATGTCAAAGTCTGTTGGATATCCTCCTCACACAGGGAAATGCTGCGGGAAATTATTTGCGTAGCTCTGTGTGCGGATTCGAAGGACTCGATCCCAGAGTTTGCTGTCCATCGGGATCACAATCAATGACCTCTGCACCACTCACTACACCTATGGCTGGAAGACAGGTGGCATCTTATGGACCATTGTATCCGAATGAGTGCGGCCTCAGCAATGCCACATACACTCGAGTTGTTGGCGGAATTCCAGCGAAATTGG GTGCTTGGCCGTGGATAGTGGCTCTTGGATACAAGGCGACAAGAGCCGGTAATCCCCCGAAATGGTTGTGTGGCGGTACTTTGGTTTCATCCCGTCACATTATTACCGCTGGTCACTGTGTTTTCAACCGTAAGGATTTGTACCTTGTACGACTTGGCGACTTAGATTTGGTCAGCGATAATGACGGAGCAAATCCGATCGACATACCTATCGAAAAAATCACCATACATCCCGATTACGACCCCTCTCATTACACGAATGACATAGCCGTAATAAGGATGGAAAGGAACGTACCGTTTTCAC AAAACATTCATCCGATTTGTTTGCCACTTGAGGACAACATTCGACAGAGGAATTTCACCAGAATGTTTCCATTCGTTGCTGGATGGGGAGCGGTGTATTTCA ACGGACCATCAAGTACTCGATTACTGCAGCTGCAGATACCCGTCGTGTCACCTGAGGCGTGTGCAAAGGCCTTTGAGCCATTCAAAAGTACAGTAATAGACGATCGAGTATTGTGCGCGGGTTTTGCTCGTGGAGGAAAAGACGCGTGTCAA GGAGATAGTGGTGGACCATTGATGTTTCCTCTGGGCAGGATCTCCTATTTGATTGGCGTCGTTTCATACGGGCATAAATGCGCGGAACCCGGTTTTCCCGGTGTTTATACTCGGGTTACATCGTTTTTGGACTTCATTCAGGCCAACTTAGTCTAA
- the LOC107222669 gene encoding venom protease isoform X2 has translation MQRTCCVGVFTVLLLLLQSTSSQDFDNIDCTTPSGEGGTCINIRRCQSLLDILLTQGNAAGNYLRSSVCGFEGLDPRVCCPSGSQSMTSAPLTTPMAGRQVASYGPLYPNECGLSNATYTRVVGGIPAKLGAWPWIVALGYKATRAGNPPKWLCGGTLVSSRHIITAGHCVFNRKDLYLVRLGDLDLVSDNDGANPIDIPIEKITIHPDYDPSHYTNDIAVIRMERNVPFSQNIHPICLPLEDNIRQRNFTRMFPFVAGWGAVYFNGPSSTRLLQLQIPVVSPEACAKAFEPFKSTVIDDRVLCAGFARGGKDACQGDSGGPLMFPLGRISYLIGVVSYGHKCAEPGFPGVYTRVTSFLDFIQANLV, from the exons ATGCAGCGGACTTGTTGTGTTGGCGTATTCAccgtgctgctgctgctgctgcaatCAACTTCCTCGCAAG ATTTTGACAATATCGATTGTACAACACCGTCAGGAGAGGGTGGAACGTGCATCAACATAAGGAGATGTCAAAGTCTGTTGGATATCCTCCTCACACAGGGAAATGCTGCGGGAAATTATTTGCGTAGCTCTGTGTGCGGATTCGAAGGACTCGATCCCAGAGTTTGCTGTCCATCGGGATCACAATCAATGACCTCTGCACCACTCACTACACCTATGGCTGGAAGACAGGTGGCATCTTATGGACCATTGTATCCGAATGAGTGCGGCCTCAGCAATGCCACATACACTCGAGTTGTTGGCGGAATTCCAGCGAAATTGG GTGCTTGGCCGTGGATAGTGGCTCTTGGATACAAGGCGACAAGAGCCGGTAATCCCCCGAAATGGTTGTGTGGCGGTACTTTGGTTTCATCCCGTCACATTATTACCGCTGGTCACTGTGTTTTCAACCGTAAGGATTTGTACCTTGTACGACTTGGCGACTTAGATTTGGTCAGCGATAATGACGGAGCAAATCCGATCGACATACCTATCGAAAAAATCACCATACATCCCGATTACGACCCCTCTCATTACACGAATGACATAGCCGTAATAAGGATGGAAAGGAACGTACCGTTTTCAC AAAACATTCATCCGATTTGTTTGCCACTTGAGGACAACATTCGACAGAGGAATTTCACCAGAATGTTTCCATTCGTTGCTGGATGGGGAGCGGTGTATTTCA ACGGACCATCAAGTACTCGATTACTGCAGCTGCAGATACCCGTCGTGTCACCTGAGGCGTGTGCAAAGGCCTTTGAGCCATTCAAAAGTACAGTAATAGACGATCGAGTATTGTGCGCGGGTTTTGCTCGTGGAGGAAAAGACGCGTGTCAA GGAGATAGTGGTGGACCATTGATGTTTCCTCTGGGCAGGATCTCCTATTTGATTGGCGTCGTTTCATACGGGCATAAATGCGCGGAACCCGGTTTTCCCGGTGTTTATACTCGGGTTACATCGTTTTTGGACTTCATTCAGGCCAACTTAGTCTAA
- the LOC107222663 gene encoding gamma-secretase subunit pen-2 — translation MDLSKMSNERKLHLCKWYFRGGFALLPFLWAVNAVWFAQEAFTVPQYDEQKQIRRYVIFSGLGAFVWFAGLLAWIITFQTHRATWGEFGDSISWIIPTGIP, via the exons atggATTTGTCAAAGATGTcgaacgaaagaaaattacaCCTTTGCAAATGGTATTTCCGTG GAGGTTTCGCTCTGCTGCCGTTTCTATGGGCGGTAAACGCTGTTTGGTTTGCTCAAGAAGCATTCACAGTTCCACAGTACGATGAGCAAAAACAGATCCGAAGAT atgTAATATTTTCTGGCCTGGGAGCTTTCGTATGGTTCGCTGGTCTCCTAGCTTGGATCATTACTTTTCAAACGCACCGTGCCACCTGGGGAGAATTCGGCGACAGCATTAGTTGGATTATTCCTACTGGAATTCCataa